In one window of Solanum pennellii chromosome 2, SPENNV200 DNA:
- the LOC107008964 gene encoding premnaspirodiene oxygenase-like — MLTKRGLALNPFSDSIMELQLFLATFLSILLLIFTVNLLSKQRKPTPNLPPGPWKLPFIGSIHHLIASQLPHHTLRDLAKKHGPLMHLQLGEIPTIVISSPRVAQEVLKTHDLAFTNRPGLLSVQILTYNYSDIAFAPYGNYWRQMRKLCTLELLSAKNVVSFASIREEEAFNLVQDVESRSGSVINLTEKIYALTNAVICRAAFGKRRKEESTYFMSLIKELSLMITGLDISEVFPSLKFLQVITGSKEKLLKLHKKFDKVLEMIMEEHKHKYDDEESSRKNDLVNLLLKLQESGTLDFSFTGDNIKAVILDMFLAGTETSATVLDWAMVEMMRNPKVMEKAQTELRRILKGKNRVTEIDLKEVSYLKLVIKETLRLHPPLPLLLPRDCREECVIDGYDIPIKTKVIVNAWAINRDAEFWENAESFTPERFINSASNNLEFIGQNYEYLPFGGGRRMCPGISFGLSNVELPLAQLIFHFNWKLPNGMKPEDVDVTETPGSSCSRKYNLCVIATSNDHGI, encoded by the exons atgctTACAAAAAGAGGATTAGCACTGAATCCATTTTCTGATTCAATAATGGAGCTACAACTTTTTCTTGCCACTTTTCTCAGCATATTGCTTCTCATTTTCACAGTGAATTTATTATCCAAGCAAAGAAAACCAACTCCAAACTTGCCTCCAGGTCCATGGAAATTGCCTTTCATAGGAAGCATTCACCATTTAATTGCTAGCCAATTACCTCACCATACTCTTAGAGACCTGGCCAAAAAACATGGCCCTTTAATGCACTTGCAGCTCGGTGAGATCCCTACGATTGTTATTTCGAGTCCTCGTGTAGCACAAGAGGTGTTAAAAACTCATGATCTCGCGTTCACAAATCGTCCTGGGCTGTTAAGTGTACAGATTTTGACTTACAACTATTCAGACATTGCGTTTGCACCTTATGGAAATTACTGGAGACAAATGCGTAAATTATGCACCTTAGAACTATTGAGTGCAAAGAATGTTGTATCATTTGCCTCTATTAGAGAGGAAGAAGCATTCAATCTTGTTCAAGACGTTGAATCAAGATCTGGATCAGTTATTAATCTTACAGAAAAGATATACGCTCTCACAAATGCAGTAATTTGTAGAGCAGCTTTTGGtaagaggagaaaagaagaaTCAACATATTTCATGTCTTTGATAAAGGAATTATCATTAATGATAACAG gttTGGACATAAGTGAGGTGTTTCCTTCGCTGAAGTTTCTGCAAGTCATTACTGGGtctaaagaaaaattattgaagCTTCATAAAAAGTTTGACAAGGTGCTTGAAATGATAATGGAGGAGCACAAGCACAAGTATGATGATGAAGAGTCATCAAGGAAAAATGATTTGGTTAATTTGCTATTAAAGCTCCAAGAAAGTGGCACTCTTGATTTTTCCTTCACTGGAGACAATATCAAAGCAGTCATACTG GACATGTTTTTAGCAGGAACTGAAACTTCGGCAACAGTTCTCGATTGGGCTATGGTTGAAATGATGAGAAACCCTAAAGTTATGGAAAAGGCACAAACAGAATTGAGAAGAATCCTCAAAGGAAAAAACAGAGTAACAGAGATTGATTTGAAAGAAGTTAGTTAcctaaaattagtaattaaagAAACTCTGAGGTTACATCCACCACTTCCTTTGTTGCTTCCAAGAGATTGCAGGGAGGAATGTGTAATTGATGGATATGACATACCAATTAAAACTAAAGTAATAGTGAATGCTTGGGCAATTAACAGAGATGCTGAATTTTGGGAAAATGCTGAAAGTTTTACACCAGAGAGGTTCATAAATTCTGCAAGTAACAATTTGGAATTTATCGGACAGAATTACGAGTATTTGCCATTTGGTGGAGGAAGGAGAATGTGTCCTGGAATTTCATTTGGTTTATCAAATGTTGAGCTTCCATTAGCTCAACTTATTTTCCATTTCAATTGGAAGCTGCCTAACGGGATGAAGCCTGAAGATGTTGATGTTACTGAAACTCCTGGTTCTAGTTGTAgtagaaaatataatttgtgtGTTATTGCTACCTCTAATGATCACGGGATTTGA
- the LOC107008918 gene encoding copper transporter 5 has product MMHMTFYWGKKVTLLFDFWRTDSWTSYAITLLACFIFALFYQYMEDRRQRFRIISANFRRNYPSPPSAAVNAPLLYTFPTVGGKWNSARFATAILFGINSAIGYMLMLAVMSFNGGVFVAIVLGLAIGYLLFRIGDEDDVSVDNPCACA; this is encoded by the coding sequence atgatgcACATGACCTTTTATTGGGGTAAAAAAGTAACCCTTTTGTTCGATTTCTGGAGAACTGATTCATGGACTAGCTATGCAATTACTTTACTTGCTTGTTTTATCTTCGCCCTATTTTATCAGTATATGGAAGATCGTCGTCAACGATTCAGGATTATCTCTGCCAATTTCAGGAGGAATTACCCTTCGCCGCCTAGCGCCGCTGTGAATGCTCCCCTTCTTTACACTTTCCCGACCGTCGGCGGTAAGTGGAACTCGGCGAGATTCGCTACGGCGATCCTTTTCGGGATCAATTCGGCAATTGGGTATATGCTTATGTTGGCTGTTATGTCATTCAACGGCGGCgtttttgttgctattgttcTGGGTTTGGCGATCGGATATTTGCTGTTCAGGATCGGCGACGAGGATGATGTCAGCGTTGATAATCCTTGTGCCTGTGCTTGA
- the LOC107010474 gene encoding peroxidase 7 has translation MKSFVVLTAALFLVAAVCASAYDEDDLPYDYYSKTCPKLECIVHKKMEEWIKKDYSLAPALMRLHFHDCFVRGCDASILLDYEGSEKDANVSKTLRGFEVIEDIKRELEKECPKIVSCADILTVAARDATLAVGGPYWMVPYGRKDGTVSNAKEADQLVPMGHEVVTDLLELFQSKGLNVLDLVVLSGAHTIGRTTCESLQYRLYNYNGTKKSDTRLDHLYLNYLERKCRWASEYVDLDAVTPKKFDVQYYKNLQKGMGLLLTDQLLYKDSRTAPIVTALATQPDEFGSLFSASMVKMGNIQDYLSNDGEVRLTCSRVNAPTNY, from the exons ATGAAGAGTTTTGTTGTCCTCACGGCGGCGTTGTTTCTGGTGGCCGCCGTGTGTGCTTCAGCATATGATGAGGACGATCTTCCTTATGACTACTACAGCAAGACCTGTCCCAAGTTGGAGTGTATAGTGCACAAGAAAATGGAGGAATGGATTAAAAAAGATTATTCACTTGCTCCTGCTCTCATGAGGTTGCATTTCCATGACTGCTTTGTCAGG GGATGTGATGCCTCCATATTATTAGACTACGAAGGAAGTGAGAAGGATGCCAACGTAAGCAAGACATTAAGGGGATTTGAAGTAATCGAGGATATCAAACGAGAGTTGGAGAAAGAGTGTCCTAAAATAGTATCTTGTGCTGATATTTTAACCGTAGCCGCAAGAGACGCTACACTTGCAGTAGGTGGTCCTTACTGGATGGTTCCATATGGCAGGAAGGATGGCACAGTTTCCAATGCTAAAGAAGCTGATCAATTAGTCCCAATGGGTCACGAAGTAGTCACTGATTTACTTGAATTATTCCAATCCAAAGGATTAAATGTTCTCGACTTGGTTGTCCTCTCTG GAGCTCACACAATTGGAAGAACAACATGTGAATCTCTACAATACAGGTTATACAATTATAATGGAACTAAGAAATCAGATACAAGACTTGATCATCTCtacttaaattatttggaaaGAAAATGTAGATGGGCATCTGAATATGTTGATCTTGATGCTGTTACTCCAAAGAAATTTGATGTTCAATACTACAAAAATCTACAAAAGGGAATGGGACTTTTGTTGACTGATCAATTGTTGTATAAAGATTCAAGAACTGCACCAATTGTCACTGCTTTGGCTACTCAACCAGATGAATTTGGAAGCCTGTTTTCAGCATCTATGGTCAAGATGGGAAATATTCAAGATTATCTTAGCAATGATGGTGAAGTCCGACTCACTTGTTCCCGTGTTAACGCCCCtactaattattaa
- the LOC107011145 gene encoding uncharacterized protein LOC107011145 produces MYVWLFLILLISSSDESILRDGLFSIFNVLLWGTLKCSKFSPFCQQTLNIAFLIEQVSEEMASSQVEIASSSSFGHVLRDRNRRDRCTHRDSNVFQKNLKDLVHTHIHSCISSSQPTNTNTNTHSSDANENSRQHRHVDYADLWVHKPQWDNNENTPTTVDKWDRATREMVISSRPTKQKGEALETTTVVEVPNSGGVSTLVRRWRDFETVSKTVNSNSNPSSAKSNCENAAFADSNVSQRGDDTCDESSVDGRFETPAASVNGESAGDWEQVYKTAMNDIQGCKNSDTNKEREKLRVADIIKKLASSNGEENHENENNCTNAAPLATGECLPRIKTSFDHSEQQLQQRNFFPVLHSPRIIRGRKALSDLLLQMERDRLRELDTLRERKAVSKFQQRGRIQALLKVRFLRRVTDTRDNRSTNGTSSESNRVSSSAIMHIREKFNTGSQNGVSDSRSLSREAAENTQENRNSTPNQQRVQNCGKENKGNNAVKVGSELASHKQREGNQKQEIIRESAAMQPGVADSRSNSSPKSEIASTSTREDHPEPIDPMTLCINVIDSNTQIGKVFPSNQLQEENPHGEVNKKISPRMMTTNVKATNSSNSQKEMSIHIRHSDSSCSPKHNEVDCSPQAVSPSLLHCTSQLHSSDIPHDQASWENASCQANHDKSLEFLETSRSPKDSEQSVHREEHDANKLQHAGTSNEWSSESTKPQSDCEEEATNQNLVDSDCGWVSDYSHTPSGWDELQSNYQQQSESNQDWINDVSRPREEWEGLRQERYQEMLDPFLENHDIRQLLNRKSVSIFLNSGLRDKIDQLMAYRSQELPNARSGQLEKKVGARMTKEWGKEEEVISHIETRAARVDDDEEEAYSGYEDDFEDDNNPIRQQYLKPEELVDQNKASHTLQSWRNNQDTLPSWSNDQDRGVSDDSYHLPSNSLPQPELSNIYSHHNQQSSSSSTRHPSIEMELIYELRGHMEQLHQEIFEIRRSINSCMNMQMNLQHSIKDEVAAAIIQSGPVIGSNSDKKGANIANCCICYEQQVDSLLYRCGHMCTCFRCAHELLWGTGKCPICETPIIDVVRAYIHS; encoded by the exons ATGTATGTTTGGTTGTTTTTAATTCTGCTAATTTCTTCTTCAGACGAGTCAATTTTGAGAGATGGgttgttttcaatttttaatgttttacttTGGGGGACGTTGAAATGTTCAAAGTTTTCTCCTTTTTGTCAACAAACATTAAATATAGCATTCTTGATTGAGCAAGTTTCGGAAGAAATGGCATCTTCTCAGGTAGAAATtgcctcttcttcttcatttggTCATGTACTTAGAGATCGTAACAGGCGTGATCGATGTACTCATAGGGATTCCAATGTTTTCCAGAAGAATCTAAAAGATTTGGTCCATACACATATCCATTCTTGTATTTCTTCAAGTCAACCCACAAATACTAATACGAATACTCATTCTTCTGATGCCAATGAAAATTCCCGGCAACACCGACATGTTGATTATGCAGATTTATGGGTTCATAAACCGCAATGGGACAACAATGAGAACACTCCTACAACCGTTGATAAATGGGATAGAGCTACTAGAGAAATGGTGATTTCTTCAAGGCCAACAAAACAGAAAGGAGAAGCGCTTGAAACTACCACCGTCGTCGAAGTTCCTAATTCAGGCGGTGTTTCTACTCTTGTCCGACGGTGGAGGGATTTTGAAACGGTGTCTAAGACCGTGAATTCAAATTCGAATCCGAGCAGCGCTAAAAGCAATTGTGAAAATGCTGCATTTGCGGACTCAAATGTATCTCAGAGAGGAGATGATACATGTGATGAATCTTCAGTCGATGGACGATTTGAAACTCCGGCTGCAAGCGTGAATGGCGAATCGGCTGGGGATTGGGAACAGGTGTATAAAACTGCTATGAATGATATTCAGGGTTGTAAAAATTCAGATACTaataaagaaagggaaaagCTTAGAGTTGCTGATATTATTAAGAAATTGGCAAGTAGTAATGGTGAAGAGAATCATGAGAATGAAAACAATTGTACTAATGCTGCTCCTCTTGCCACTGGTGAATGTTTGCCTCGTATTAAAACATCATTTGATCATTCAgagcaacaactacaacaaaGGAATTTTTTCCCCGTTCTGCATTCACCTCGAATCATCAGAGGTCGAAAGGCATTAAGCGATTTGCTATTGCAAATGGAGCGTGACAGACTCAGGGAACTTGACACTCTTAGGGAACGAAAGGCTGTTTCCAAGTTCCAACAAAGAGGTCGTATTCAG GCTTTGCTTAAAGTTAGATTCCTGCGTCGTGTCACAGACACCAGAGATAATCGATCAACCAATGGCACATCATCCGAATCAAATAGAGTGTCTAGCTCTGCAATCATGCATATCAG GGAAAAGTTCAATACAGGAAGTCAAAATGGTGTATCTGACTCAAGAAGCCTCTCAAGAGAAGCAGCAGAGAACACCCAGGAAAACCGGAATTCCACACCAAATCAGCAAAGAGTACAGAACTGTGGTAAGGAGAACAAAGGTAATAATGCTGTAAAAGTTGGAAGTGAATTAGCATCCCACAAGCAAAGAGAAGGGAACCAGAAGCAGGAGATTATCAGAGAGAGTGCTGCAATGCAGCCTGGTGTAGCTGACTCAAGAAGCAATAGCAGTCCTAAATCCGAAATTGCTTCTACATCTACACGAGAGGATCATCCTGAGCCGATTGACCCAATGACTCTCTGCATAAATGTGATAGATAGCAATACACAAATTGGAAAAGTTTTTCCATCCAATCAACTGCAAGAAGAGAATCCCCATGGGGAAGTCAATAAGAAAATAAGTCCCCGAATGATGACAACAAATGTAAAAGCTACTAACTCATCAAATTCCCAGAAAGAAATGTCAATTCATATCCGACATTCTGACAGTTCTTGTAGTCCGAAACATAATGAGGTAGACTGTAGTCCTCAAGCAGTTAGCCCCAGTTTACTACATTGTACTTCACAACTGCACAGCTCAGATATTCCCCATGACCAAGCTAGCTGGGAAAATGCAAGCTGTCAAGCTAACCATGACAAGTCGCTGGAATTTTTAGAGACATCAAGATCTCCTAAGGATAGTGAACAAAGTGTCCATAGAGAAGAACACGATGCAAATAAACTGCAGCATGCAGGAACTAGTAATGAGTGGTCTAGTGAGAGCACCAAACCTCAAAGTGACTGTGAAGAGGAAGCTACCAACCAAAATCTAGTGGACAGTGATTGTGGCTGGGTAAGTGATTATTCGCACACGCCAAGTGGATGGGATGAACTACAGTCTAACTACCAGCAGCAATCAGAATCCAACCAAGACTGGATAAATGATGTTTCTCGTCCACGTGAAGAGTGGGAAGGTCTTAGACAAGAAAGATACCAAGAGATGCTTGATCCCTTCCTAGAGAATCATGATATTCGCCAACTTCTTAACAG AAAAAGTGTTTCAATCTTTCTCAACAGTGGTTTGAGAGACAAAATAGATCAACTAATGGCGTATCGCTCACAAGAACTACCTAATGCAAGGAGCGGCCAGCTTGAGAAAAAAGTAGGGGCACGTATGACTAAAGAATGGGGCAAGGAAGAGGAAGTGATATCACATATAGAAACACGAGCAGCCAGggttgatgatgatgaggaagaAGCATACTCGGGTTATGAGGATGACTTTGAAGATGATAATAATCCAATTAGACAACAATACCTCAAACCTGAGGAATTAGTTGATCAGAACAAAGCTTCACACACTTTACAGTCGTGGAGAAATAATCAGGACACTTTACCATCATGGAGTAATGATCAAGACAGGGGTGTCAGTGACGACTCCTATCACCTTCCCTCTAATTCTTTACCACAGCCTGAATTATCCAACATTTACTCTCATCACAATCAACAAAGCTCCTCCTCCTCCACTAGACACCCTTCAATC GAAATGGAACTGATATATGAATTGCGAGGACACATGGAGCAACTCCACCAAGAGATTTTTGAAATACGAAGATCAATAAACAGTTGCATGAACATGCAAATGAATTTACAACATTCCATTAAGGATGAGGTTGCAGCTGCAATAATTCAGTCAG GTCCAGTGATTGGGAGTAACTCGGATAAGAAGGGTGCAAACATAGCAAATTGCTGTATTTGTTATGAGCAGCAAGTTGATTCTCTCCTTTACAG GTGTGGGCATATGTGCACCTGTTTCAGGTGTGCCCATGAATTGCTTTGGGGCACCGGAAAATGTCCGATATGTGAAACCCCCATTATAGATGTTGTCCGTGCATATATACACTCATGA
- the LOC107011147 gene encoding zinc finger CCCH domain-containing protein 1 isoform X2, with amino-acid sequence MENSNTPASDSNAAKAEAEQLPTAPVCNFFKKPSRGKNIRKRPTVEEGENEDAEGDSSVIYTKKKPAVANNKLHFSTGPSKSNKDTDSNVDSKAARFHFESSKEIQVQNDSRATATLETETEFSRDARAIRERALKQAEEALKGKSKTGGDEKLYKGMNQYTDYKAGLRREHTISSEKAGGAHGPLRASAHIRVSARFDYQPDICKDYKETGYCGYGDSCKFMHDRGDYKSGWQMEREWDEAEKERKRKLALGMLNEDDEDAEKSDEDDDDDALPFACFICREPFVDPVMTKCKHYFCEHCALKHHAKNKKCYVCNQPTLGIFNTAFEIRKRMAAQGK; translated from the exons ATGGAGAATTCAAATACTCCAGCATCTGATTCTAACGCTGCCAAAGCTGAAGCTGAACAGCTGCCAACAGCTCCTG TatgcaattttttcaaaaaaccaTCCAGGGGAAAAAATATCAGAAAGCGTCCTACAGTTGAAGAGGGAGAGAATGAAGATGCAGAAGGAGATAGTTCAGTCATATATACCAAGAAAAAGCCAGCGGTTGCGAATAATAAGCTGCACTTCTCAACTGGACCTTCAAAGTCCAACAAGGATACTGACTCCAATGTGGATTCAAAAGCGGCTCGTTTTCATTTCGAGTCCTCAAAGGAAATTCAAGTTCAAAATGATAGTAGAGCAACAGCTACTTTAGAAACTGAGACTGAGTTCTCTAGAGATGCCCGGGCCATTCGAGAAAGAGCTCTGAAGCAGGCAGAGGAGGCTTTAAAGGGAAAAAGCAAGACAGGTGGTGATGAGAAATTGTATAAAGGTATGAATCAATATACTGATTACAAAGCTGGTTTGAGAAGAGAACATACGATTTCTAGTGAGAAAGCTGGTGGAGCGCATGGTCCTCTCAGGGCTTCTGCTCACATCAGAGTTTCAGCAAGGTTTGACTATCAACCAGATATCTGTAAGGACTATAAAGAGACTGGATATTGTGGATATGGGGACTCCTGCAAATTTATGCATGACCGTGGAGATTATAAGTCTGGGTGGCAGATGGAAAGGGAGTGGGATGAAGCTGAGAAAGAGAGGAAAAGAAAATTGGCTCTGGGAATGCTCAATGAAGACGATGAGGATGCAGAGAAGAGTGATGaagatgacgatgacgatgcaTTACCATTTGCTTGTTTTATCTGCAGAGAGCCTTTTGTTGATCCTGTTATGACCAAATGCAAACACTACTTCTGTGAGCACTGTGCATTAAAG CACCATGCAAAGAATAAGAAGTGCTATGTATGCAACCAACCAACCCTTGGGATATTCAATACAGCATTTGAAATACGCAAGAGGATGGCGGCTCAAGGGAAATGA
- the LOC107011147 gene encoding zinc finger CCCH domain-containing protein 1 isoform X1 → MKDQSSSTHILKGPFAIFPVLIYCFSSQSLSRRKGRKKKTLPPPVRHRLRQIRLSCRREVSCLRCLVVFDLELSIIPSALLLMENSNTPASDSNAAKAEAEQLPTAPVCNFFKKPSRGKNIRKRPTVEEGENEDAEGDSSVIYTKKKPAVANNKLHFSTGPSKSNKDTDSNVDSKAARFHFESSKEIQVQNDSRATATLETETEFSRDARAIRERALKQAEEALKGKSKTGGDEKLYKGMNQYTDYKAGLRREHTISSEKAGGAHGPLRASAHIRVSARFDYQPDICKDYKETGYCGYGDSCKFMHDRGDYKSGWQMEREWDEAEKERKRKLALGMLNEDDEDAEKSDEDDDDDALPFACFICREPFVDPVMTKCKHYFCEHCALKHHAKNKKCYVCNQPTLGIFNTAFEIRKRMAAQGK, encoded by the exons ATGAAGGACCAAAGTAGCTCTACGCATATACTTAAGGGGCCATTTGCAATTTTCCCTGTTTTAATTTACTGTTTTTCTTCCCAATCTCTCTCCCGTCGTAAAGGTCGAAAGAAAAAAACCCTCCCGCCACCGGTTCGCCACCGCCTGCGGCAAATCCGCCTCTCTTGTCGCCGTGAAGTTTCCTGCCTGCGGTGTTTGGTTGTCTTCGATCTCGAACTCTCGATTATACCGTCTGCTCTTTTATTG ATGGAGAATTCAAATACTCCAGCATCTGATTCTAACGCTGCCAAAGCTGAAGCTGAACAGCTGCCAACAGCTCCTG TatgcaattttttcaaaaaaccaTCCAGGGGAAAAAATATCAGAAAGCGTCCTACAGTTGAAGAGGGAGAGAATGAAGATGCAGAAGGAGATAGTTCAGTCATATATACCAAGAAAAAGCCAGCGGTTGCGAATAATAAGCTGCACTTCTCAACTGGACCTTCAAAGTCCAACAAGGATACTGACTCCAATGTGGATTCAAAAGCGGCTCGTTTTCATTTCGAGTCCTCAAAGGAAATTCAAGTTCAAAATGATAGTAGAGCAACAGCTACTTTAGAAACTGAGACTGAGTTCTCTAGAGATGCCCGGGCCATTCGAGAAAGAGCTCTGAAGCAGGCAGAGGAGGCTTTAAAGGGAAAAAGCAAGACAGGTGGTGATGAGAAATTGTATAAAGGTATGAATCAATATACTGATTACAAAGCTGGTTTGAGAAGAGAACATACGATTTCTAGTGAGAAAGCTGGTGGAGCGCATGGTCCTCTCAGGGCTTCTGCTCACATCAGAGTTTCAGCAAGGTTTGACTATCAACCAGATATCTGTAAGGACTATAAAGAGACTGGATATTGTGGATATGGGGACTCCTGCAAATTTATGCATGACCGTGGAGATTATAAGTCTGGGTGGCAGATGGAAAGGGAGTGGGATGAAGCTGAGAAAGAGAGGAAAAGAAAATTGGCTCTGGGAATGCTCAATGAAGACGATGAGGATGCAGAGAAGAGTGATGaagatgacgatgacgatgcaTTACCATTTGCTTGTTTTATCTGCAGAGAGCCTTTTGTTGATCCTGTTATGACCAAATGCAAACACTACTTCTGTGAGCACTGTGCATTAAAG CACCATGCAAAGAATAAGAAGTGCTATGTATGCAACCAACCAACCCTTGGGATATTCAATACAGCATTTGAAATACGCAAGAGGATGGCGGCTCAAGGGAAATGA